The Lactobacillus sp. CBA3605 genome contains a region encoding:
- the addA gene encoding helicase-exonuclease AddAB subunit AddA, whose amino-acid sequence MTAFTTSQQAAITQQGNNLLVSASAGSGKTTVLIERIMRKLAAGTNLDQLLVVTFTNLAAKHMKQKLEQQLNAQISKLLKTEAGQAQTSIAVQQLRQQLNLLGVANISTLDAFCLRLIQRYYYVIDLDPVFRLLTDNTEGLLIRDQVWGAVREKLYGDDGELFALLTANFSNDRNDDGLSALIMRLFDFAQSTPDPNAWLNALPANYNLKAATVTTADFYQTQLLPILQTEVQTMLTTNQQAITIAQGVDLEAKTVTALQLVQTQLTTLQTALTTASWNELRDQCQTLKFGRLKKTYKDDELRTTAAATVGTLVDGIKKQLKQLSDRYFAADEQQVLDIMTGAAAIVTELVHATQQFKTAFAAEKRRRHVLDFSDLEHLALQILTQDSDSGRGALAQLRAQFEEVMVDEYQDINSLQETILQLISRQTPGNMFMVGDVKQSIYQFRLADPLLFLTKYRDYGQQPTHGDRIVLAENFRSVENVDNLTNLIFSQLMDAPVGQIEYDEAAYLKYGPKDYPADLPQTTHLLLYQTGQATPAVTPDVEADFAIDDPAEGSIRMVAQKILALKAMDRPIYDRTTKTYRPFRYSDAALLVPTRNHNLTIIDIFKQLQVPIVVNDAQNYFQTTEIRIMMALLSIIDNPYQDIPLVAVLRSPIVGFDENQLVYLRIQDKTSDYFQALQTFYTEYPQRDHNQYGDVVFAKLEQFMTQLTEFRDLARRNQLVTLIWRIYERTGFLDYVGGMPAGKQRQANLNALYERAHAYEAGSFKGLFQFVRFIKRMQAKDQDLASAVADTDTEAVSVMTIHGSKGLEYPVVFIMDLDKQFNQTDTRQSALLDRQAGIGITYLDPETRVKYPTLPRLVTQQVVSQKLRAEEMRKLYVAITRAEQQLYLVGTIETIEVATKQWRRVLDTPQRVLNAQARITAKSDLDWLGMTLIRHPDLKEYWDGMQPAFSFTDDKTHVAIELADTKTFVTTNTPAAAAQDTNSVDLVEAHVTDTVPTATQTAVAQLLDYHYPDQVATATTAYQSVSEIKRVFEDPDTPLMQANPLVTAQPITSRYVTDDLGQPEFLQTAQAPTSAEVGSATHLVLEQLPLMQPVTLTVVTTTIADLVAKQVLTAAVAALVSPAEIVGFYTSTLGQQILAAPTNVHREVPFSLLMPTWRLFDEFDQTDENKILIHGIIDGYLETPAGLILFDYKTDHVKQPADLIKRYAGQVNLYAKALESMYQRPVVQKVLYALASQTIVTVPN is encoded by the coding sequence ATGACAGCATTTACAACCAGTCAACAAGCGGCAATTACGCAACAGGGTAATAATTTGTTGGTTTCAGCTTCGGCAGGTTCTGGGAAGACGACCGTGTTAATTGAACGTATTATGCGCAAATTAGCCGCCGGGACAAATCTGGACCAATTGTTAGTGGTCACATTTACGAATTTAGCCGCTAAGCACATGAAACAAAAATTAGAACAACAATTAAATGCCCAAATCTCCAAGTTGTTGAAAACTGAAGCTGGTCAAGCCCAGACCTCCATAGCCGTGCAACAATTACGGCAACAGTTGAATTTACTCGGTGTGGCCAATATTAGTACCCTAGATGCTTTTTGTTTACGACTGATCCAACGGTATTATTACGTTATTGATTTGGACCCGGTGTTCCGATTACTAACAGACAATACGGAAGGTCTCTTGATTCGTGACCAAGTTTGGGGCGCCGTCCGTGAAAAGTTATACGGTGATGATGGTGAGCTATTTGCTTTATTAACGGCCAACTTCTCGAATGATCGTAATGATGATGGCCTCAGTGCGCTAATCATGCGATTATTTGATTTTGCCCAATCAACACCAGATCCGAATGCCTGGTTAAACGCGTTGCCAGCGAACTATAACTTGAAGGCAGCCACAGTAACGACGGCAGATTTTTATCAGACGCAGTTGTTACCGATATTACAGACCGAAGTTCAAACCATGTTAACCACTAATCAACAAGCCATTACAATTGCCCAAGGGGTGGACTTGGAAGCCAAGACGGTGACTGCTTTGCAACTGGTTCAGACCCAATTAACGACTTTACAGACGGCTTTAACCACGGCCAGTTGGAATGAGTTACGCGATCAATGCCAAACGTTAAAGTTTGGTCGTTTGAAGAAAACTTATAAAGACGACGAGCTCCGCACGACAGCCGCCGCCACGGTCGGTACTTTAGTCGATGGCATTAAGAAACAACTGAAACAACTCAGTGACCGTTACTTTGCGGCGGATGAACAGCAGGTCTTGGATATCATGACCGGGGCAGCGGCCATTGTAACGGAACTCGTGCATGCGACCCAACAGTTTAAAACGGCCTTTGCGGCGGAAAAACGGCGTCGCCACGTGTTAGATTTTAGTGACTTGGAACATTTGGCACTCCAGATTTTAACGCAGGATAGTGACAGTGGGCGGGGCGCTTTAGCCCAACTACGGGCGCAGTTTGAAGAAGTGATGGTGGATGAATATCAAGATATTAATAGTCTGCAAGAGACGATTCTCCAGTTAATATCGCGACAAACCCCAGGTAATATGTTTATGGTGGGCGATGTTAAGCAATCGATTTATCAATTCCGACTAGCCGACCCCTTATTATTTTTAACGAAATATCGTGATTATGGTCAGCAGCCGACGCATGGTGATCGCATTGTATTAGCTGAAAACTTCCGATCGGTTGAAAATGTGGATAACTTAACGAATCTTATTTTTAGTCAATTAATGGATGCACCGGTTGGCCAGATTGAATATGATGAAGCGGCTTATCTTAAGTATGGTCCAAAAGATTACCCCGCTGATTTACCGCAGACGACGCATTTATTGCTCTATCAAACGGGACAAGCTACGCCAGCAGTCACGCCGGATGTGGAGGCAGATTTTGCGATTGATGATCCTGCTGAAGGTAGTATTCGGATGGTGGCTCAAAAGATTTTAGCGTTAAAAGCGATGGATCGACCAATATATGATCGGACTACCAAGACGTATCGACCGTTTCGCTACAGTGATGCGGCGTTGTTAGTTCCGACCCGTAATCATAACTTAACGATTATTGATATTTTTAAGCAATTACAGGTGCCAATTGTGGTCAATGATGCACAAAATTATTTTCAGACGACTGAAATTCGAATTATGATGGCTTTACTGAGTATTATTGATAATCCGTATCAAGATATTCCATTAGTGGCCGTTTTACGATCACCCATCGTCGGCTTTGATGAAAATCAATTGGTTTATTTACGGATTCAAGATAAAACCAGTGATTATTTTCAGGCGTTACAAACGTTTTACACCGAGTATCCGCAACGTGATCATAATCAATATGGGGATGTGGTGTTTGCCAAGCTTGAGCAGTTTATGACGCAATTGACTGAATTTCGCGATTTAGCTCGGCGTAATCAACTTGTTACGTTGATTTGGCGGATCTATGAACGGACTGGTTTCTTAGATTATGTTGGTGGGATGCCCGCTGGAAAACAACGACAAGCAAACTTAAATGCGTTGTATGAACGAGCGCATGCTTATGAAGCTGGGAGTTTTAAGGGCTTATTCCAATTTGTTCGGTTCATTAAACGGATGCAAGCTAAGGATCAGGATTTGGCGTCAGCAGTGGCTGACACGGATACCGAAGCTGTTAGCGTAATGACGATTCATGGGAGTAAGGGCTTGGAATATCCAGTGGTCTTCATTATGGATCTCGATAAGCAGTTCAACCAGACTGATACACGGCAATCCGCTTTATTAGATCGGCAAGCGGGGATTGGGATTACTTACTTGGATCCTGAAACTCGGGTCAAATATCCGACGTTACCAAGATTAGTCACGCAACAAGTCGTTAGTCAGAAATTGCGGGCTGAAGAGATGCGGAAATTGTACGTGGCGATTACGCGGGCTGAACAACAATTGTATCTGGTAGGAACCATTGAAACCATTGAGGTTGCCACTAAGCAATGGCGGCGTGTTTTAGATACGCCACAACGGGTGTTGAATGCCCAAGCGCGCATCACGGCTAAGAGTGACTTAGATTGGCTGGGGATGACCTTGATTCGCCATCCAGATTTAAAAGAGTATTGGGATGGGATGCAACCGGCATTTTCATTTACGGATGATAAGACTCACGTCGCAATCGAATTAGCGGATACTAAGACGTTTGTGACGACCAATACGCCGGCTGCAGCGGCGCAAGACACTAATAGCGTGGATTTAGTAGAGGCGCACGTCACTGACACAGTTCCGACTGCCACGCAAACAGCTGTCGCTCAGCTCTTGGATTATCATTATCCAGATCAAGTGGCGACGGCAACGACAGCCTATCAGTCCGTTTCAGAAATTAAGCGGGTCTTCGAAGATCCGGATACACCGCTGATGCAAGCCAATCCATTAGTCACAGCCCAGCCAATCACTAGTCGGTATGTGACGGATGATTTAGGGCAACCTGAGTTCTTACAAACGGCCCAAGCCCCGACTAGTGCCGAAGTGGGGAGTGCCACGCATTTGGTTTTGGAACAGTTACCGTTGATGCAACCAGTAACGCTGACAGTGGTTACGACGACCATTGCTGATTTAGTGGCAAAACAAGTCTTAACAGCGGCAGTGGCTGCCTTGGTATCACCGGCTGAAATTGTGGGTTTTTATACCAGTACGTTGGGCCAACAAATCTTAGCGGCACCAACGAATGTGCATCGTGAAGTGCCATTTTCATTATTAATGCCAACCTGGCGCTTGTTTGATGAATTTGATCAAACCGATGAGAATAAAATTCTGATTCATGGGATTATTGATGGGTATTTAGAAACGCCGGCTGGCTTGATTTTGTTTGATTATAAAACTGATCATGTGAAGCAACCAGCTGACTTAATTAAACGTTATGCCGGGCAGGTTAACTTATATGCCAAGGCATTAGAATCAATGTATCAACGGCCGGTGGTGCAAAAAGTCTTGTACGCATTGGCTAGTCAAACCATTGTGACGGTTCCAAATTAA